The Bacteroidales bacterium region CTAAATAAATGAAATAGCACCCGCTCTGAATTGAATCTTATTACAAATCATAAGATTCATTAATTTCAGGTTATTATTCTTATATTAGCATGTTTTTAGAAGGGGGCTATGGCCAGCAAAGAAGCGAAAATAACAAGAAGAAGACTCCGAAGTTCCTATATGACCTCGGTAATAAGCATTGCCATGGTTCTGTTCTTATTGGGAATTCTGGGATTGCTGGTTCTTAATGCCCAAAAAATATCGGAGTACGTAAAGGAAAACATCGGATTTTCAATCATTCTGAAGGAGGGAGTAAAAGAAGTAGAAATCATTCGCCTGCAAAAAATGCTGGATACCAAACAGTATGTGAAATCAACCCAATACGTAACCAAAGAGGAAGCCGCACGGGAACTTAAGAAAGAACTCGGGGAGGATTTTGTAGATTTCCTGGGGTATAATCCCCTCCTGGCATCTATCGACGTGCATTTGCATGCAGAATATGCAAACCCTGAGGGCATTGATGATATCAAACAGGATTTGCAGCAATACGATGAAATTAAGGAAGTATACTATCAGAAATCCTTAGTAGATCTCATTAATCAGAACATACAGAAAATCGGACTAATAATACTGATCTTCAGCGGATTCCTGTTTCTTATCGCCCTAACCTTAATTCATAATACCATTCGCCTGTCGATTTATTCCAAGCGTTTTATTATTAATACCATGCAACTGGTAGGTGCCACCAGAGGATTTATACGAAGGCCATTTATTTTCAGGGGCATTCTGCATGGTATATATGGCTCCCTTATTGCTATGGGGTTCTTGTTTGGGGTAATCTATTTATTGCAGGACGAATTCTCCAATATAATCAGCCTGCAGGATGTGGAGGTTGTCTCTATGCTCTTTGCCGGCGTTTTTCTCATGGGGATTTTAATTAGCTGGATTTCCACATACATTGCAGTCAATAAATATTTAAAAATTAATCCCGATAGATTATATTACTAATAAAAGAGTGGAGTTATGGCCAAGAAAAAGAAGACAGAACGAGAGAACCAACTGGTTTTTACCAGGGAGAATTATAAGCTGTTAATCATTGGAGCAGTTATTATTGTTATTGGATTTGTGCTGATGGCTGGGGGTAAGGCAGAAAGTCCGGATCAGTTTAACCCGGAAATTTTTAGTTTCCGGCGGATAACATTGGCGCCCCTGCTTGTTCTTTTTGGCTTTGCATTTGAAATCTATGCAATCATGAAAAAGCCAAAGACAAGCAAAGAAGATCAATCATCTTAAAAACTGCCAATGTGAATGAACTGGATTGAATCGATTATCCTGGGCATTGTTCAGGGACTTACCGAATTTTTACCTGTAAGCAGCAGTGGCCATCTGGAGATCGGCAAGGTACTTCTATCTTCCGATGTTCAGATGAGCCTGACCTTTACGGTAATTGTCCATGGCGCTACGGTACTCAGTACCATTGTGGTTTTCAGGAAAGATATCTACGGGCTGATCAGGGATTTATTCCGTTTTGAGTGGAACGATTCCACCGTTTACATCAGCAAGCTTGTTTTCTCAATGATCCCCGTGGTTATTATAGGATTGTGGTTTGAAGAAGAGGTTGAACAGTTCTTTACCGGAAATATGGTATTTGTTGGTTTCATGTTGTTGATAACAGCCACTCTTTTGATCTTTTCCTACTATTTCCGTTCAAAAACGAAAAATATTTCCTTTCTGCATGCGTTTATTATTGGAATTGCCCAGTCCCTTGCTGTACTACCGGGAATCTCACGTTCCGGGGCTACCATTTCTACCGGTTTGATGCTTGGAAGTAAAAGGGAAGA contains the following coding sequences:
- a CDS encoding permease-like cell division protein FtsX, translated to MASKEAKITRRRLRSSYMTSVISIAMVLFLLGILGLLVLNAQKISEYVKENIGFSIILKEGVKEVEIIRLQKMLDTKQYVKSTQYVTKEEAARELKKELGEDFVDFLGYNPLLASIDVHLHAEYANPEGIDDIKQDLQQYDEIKEVYYQKSLVDLINQNIQKIGLIILIFSGFLFLIALTLIHNTIRLSIYSKRFIINTMQLVGATRGFIRRPFIFRGILHGIYGSLIAMGFLFGVIYLLQDEFSNIISLQDVEVVSMLFAGVFLMGILISWISTYIAVNKYLKINPDRLYY
- a CDS encoding undecaprenyl-diphosphate phosphatase, whose protein sequence is MNWIESIILGIVQGLTEFLPVSSSGHLEIGKVLLSSDVQMSLTFTVIVHGATVLSTIVVFRKDIYGLIRDLFRFEWNDSTVYISKLVFSMIPVVIIGLWFEEEVEQFFTGNMVFVGFMLLITATLLIFSYYFRSKTKNISFLHAFIIGIAQSLAVLPGISRSGATISTGLMLGSKREEVTRFSFLMVLLPIIGANIKDLMDQDLSATGDISFLPLILGFIAAFVSGLFACKWMIKIVNRGKLIYFAFYCIAIGLAAILLG
- a CDS encoding DUF3098 domain-containing protein; translated protein: MAKKKKTERENQLVFTRENYKLLIIGAVIIVIGFVLMAGGKAESPDQFNPEIFSFRRITLAPLLVLFGFAFEIYAIMKKPKTSKEDQSS